One Vespa crabro chromosome 4, iyVesCrab1.2, whole genome shotgun sequence DNA segment encodes these proteins:
- the LOC124423594 gene encoding protein vav isoform X4, with amino-acid sequence MSRSDCATDTGSGWRECAKWLTRCGALRADHKANWPNATPFDLAYTLRDGVLLCNLLKTVDSGCIDMKDVNQKPQMAQFLCLRNIKVFLSACSTIFGLSDSDLFEPSMLFDLSNFQRVLCTLSALSNCHRLRQKGIPGFSVGHSRSQEDIYKDLQSAGVGPTAGVVAFTIKPRPMDLGESEVYQELLCFSTPPQHDWPSTEKGGAISGGEKRDYVIQELVETERNYSDVLNSLLKHFARPLSSLLRPEDAARIFFGIKELSEIHAGFHSQLRKARNGAALAQVFLDWREKFLIYGDYCANLTLAQNTLQEACTRNEVFNQEVIRCQQDSNNGKFKLRDILSVPMQRVLKYHLLLDKLVEETPRDWHEDRRQLSEAREVMVDVAQYINEVKRDADTLDIIKDIEASIIDWDVPEDAQLKDYGRLLRDGELKVKAHGDQRIKARYAFVFEQIILICKAGRGDQYCYRDFLRLDDYRLEDHTGRRTLGRDSRWSYQWLLVHKQAYTAYTLYARTEEQKQMWIKALQDAMDNVNPAACRNTNHKFKLTTFDTARSCQRCGRFLKGCIFQGYRCEVCRLAVHKQCIAHSGRCMPIPPPPPPPPPLPCERALSAKLWFVGEMGRDTASNKLEPREDGTYMLRIRPAGQPRLKHETNYALSIKADGAVKHIKIFKRDVDGADLYYLSESRFFKSVVELVEYYERASLAENFEKLDQRLLWPFRRVLAKALFDFHGSERNQLSLRRGCRVVVLSKEGDAKGWWKGKIGDQVGFFPKEYVEEE; translated from the exons atgaGTAGATCAGATTGTGCAACTGATACAGGAAGTGGCTGGCGTGAATGTGCTAAATGGTTAACAAGATGTGGAGCATTAAGAGCTGATCACAAAGCCAATTGGCCAAATGCAACACCATTTGATCTTGCTTACACATTAAGAGACGGAGTATTactttgtaatttattaaagaCTGTAGATTCAGGATGCATAGATATGAAAGATGTTAATCAGAAACCACAAATGGCACAATTTTTATGtttacgaaatataaaagtatttctGTCTGCATGTTCAACTATTTTCGGATTATCAGATTCTGACCTATTTGAACCTTCTATGTTATTTGATTTATCGAATTTTCAACGTGTACTTTGTACACTATCAGCACTATCAAATTGTCATCGTCTAAGACAAAAGGGTATTCC AGGTTTCTCAGTAGGCCATAGTCGATCTCAAGAAGATATTTATAAGGATTTGCAAAGTGCTGGTGTAGG CCCCACGGCAGGAGTGGTGGCGTTTACCATAAAGCCTAGGCCTATGGACCTAGGTGAGTCTGAAGTTTATCAGGAATTGCTCTGTTTTTCAACTCCCCCTCAACACGACTGGCCTTCTACAGAGAAG GGTGGTGCAATATCAggaggagaaaagagggaCTATGTTATTCAAGAACTTGTAGAGACTGAAAGAAACTACTCAGATGTTCTCAACAgtttattaaaacattttgcGAGACCactttcatcattattaagaCCTGAAGACGCCGCACGAATATTTTTTGGTATAAAAGAATTGTCCGAAATTCATGCTGGCTTCCATAGTCAACTTCGTAAAGCAAGAAATGGAGCTGCCTTAGCTCAAGTTTTTCTTGATTGGCGAGAAAAGTTTCTTATTTATGGAGATTATTGCGCAAATCTTACACTTGCACAAAATACGCTACAAGAAGCATGTACGAGAAACGAAGTTTTTAATCAAGAAGTCATA agatGCCAACAAGATTCCAATAATGGTAAATTTAAATTACGTGATATACTTTCTGTACCAATGCAAAGGGTGCTAAAATATCATTTGCTACTTGATAAGTTAGTGGAAGAGACTCCTAGAGATTGGCACGAAGACAGACGTCAATTAAGTGAAGCGAGAGAAGTTATGGTAGACGTAGCACAATATATAAACGAAGTTAAACGTGATGCAGACACATTAGATATCATAAAAGATATAGAAGCATCGATAATTGATTGGGATGTACCTGAAGATGCACAATTAAAAGATTATGGACGTTTGTTAAGAGATGGAGAACTTAAG GTGAAAGCACATGGTGATCAAAGAATAAAAGCCCGTTATGCATTTGTTTTTGAGCAAATCATTCTAATATGTAAAGCGGGAAGAGGTGATCAATATTGTTATAGAGATTTTTTACGTTTAGATGATTATAGACTTGAGGATCATACGGGTAGACGAACTCTTGGCCGAGATTCACGTTGGTCTTATCAATGGTTACTTGTGCATAAACAAGCATACACTGCATACACCTTATATGCAAGGACAGAAGAACAAAAGCAAATGTGGATTAAAGCATTACAAGATGCGATGGATAATGTAAATCCTGCTGCATGTCGAAACACGAATCATAAATTTAAACTTACAACATTTGATACTGCACGTAGTTGTCAACGTTGCGGTAGATTCCTTAAAGGCTGTATATTTCAG GGTTACAGATGCGAAGTATGTCGCCTTGCTGTACACAAACAATGTATTGCACATTCAGGACGTTGTATGCCAATACCACCTCCacccccaccaccaccacccttGCCTTGTGAAAGAGCACTTTCTGCAAAACTTTGGTTTGTTGGAGAAATGGGACGAGACACGGCATCTAATAAACTTGAACCTCGTGAGGACGGCACATACATGTTAAGAATAAGACCAGCTGGCCAACCTCGACTTAAGCATGAAACTAATTATGCATTAAGTATCAA gGCCGATGGTGCGGTAAAACACATTAAGATATTCAAACGTGATGTAGATGGTGCAGATCTCTATTATCTCAGTGAATCTAGATTTTTTAAGAGTGTCGTCGAACTTGTAGAGTACTATGAACGCGCCTCATTAgcagaaaattttgaaaaattggaTCAACGATTGTTATGGCCTTTCCGTCGTGTATTAGCCAAAGCATTATTCGATTTTCATGGTAGCGAACGTAATCAATTGAGCCTTCGACGTGGTTGCAGAGTTGTTGTCTTAAGTAAAGAAGGTGATGCCAAAGGATGGTGGAAGGGAAAGATAGGCGATCAAGTAGGATTCTTTCCTAAAGAGTATGTTGAGGAAGAATAA
- the LOC124423594 gene encoding protein vav isoform X2 — translation MSRSDCATDTGSGWRECAKWLTRCGALRADHKANWPNATPFDLAYTLRDGVLLCNLLKTVDSGCIDMKDVNQKPQMAQFLCLRNIKVFLSACSTIFGLSDSDLFEPSMLFDLSNFQRVLCTLSALSNCHRLRQKGIPGFSVGHSRSQEDIYKDLQSAGVGREDEGRRRRFRRREGDEAGGGGDNDDSVGEEDGYGAYCSHAQSEEIYQDLCSLHLPPPPSVAQGGAISGGEKRDYVIQELVETERNYSDVLNSLLKHFARPLSSLLRPEDAARIFFGIKELSEIHAGFHSQLRKARNGAALAQVFLDWREKFLIYGDYCANLTLAQNTLQEACTRNEVFNQEVIRCQQDSNNGKFKLRDILSVPMQRVLKYHLLLDKLVEETPRDWHEDRRQLSEAREVMVDVAQYINEVKRDADTLDIIKDIEASIIDWDVPEDAQLKDYGRLLRDGELKVKAHGDQRIKARYAFVFEQIILICKAGRGDQYCYRDFLRLDDYRLEDHTGRRTLGRDSRWSYQWLLVHKQAYTAYTLYARTEEQKQMWIKALQDAMDNVNPAACRNTNHKFKLTTFDTARSCQRCGRFLKGCIFQGYRCEVCRLAVHKQCIAHSGRCMPIPPPPPPPPPLPCERALSAKLWFVGEMGRDTASNKLEPREDGTYMLRIRPAGQPRLKHETNYALSIKADGAVKHIKIFKRDVDGADLYYLSESRFFKSVVELVEYYERASLAENFEKLDQRLLWPFRRVLAKALFDFHGSERNQLSLRRGCRVVVLSKEGDAKGWWKGKIGDQVGFFPKEYVEEE, via the exons atgaGTAGATCAGATTGTGCAACTGATACAGGAAGTGGCTGGCGTGAATGTGCTAAATGGTTAACAAGATGTGGAGCATTAAGAGCTGATCACAAAGCCAATTGGCCAAATGCAACACCATTTGATCTTGCTTACACATTAAGAGACGGAGTATTactttgtaatttattaaagaCTGTAGATTCAGGATGCATAGATATGAAAGATGTTAATCAGAAACCACAAATGGCACAATTTTTATGtttacgaaatataaaagtatttctGTCTGCATGTTCAACTATTTTCGGATTATCAGATTCTGACCTATTTGAACCTTCTATGTTATTTGATTTATCGAATTTTCAACGTGTACTTTGTACACTATCAGCACTATCAAATTGTCATCGTCTAAGACAAAAGGGTATTCC AGGTTTCTCAGTAGGCCATAGTCGATCTCAAGAAGATATTTATAAGGATTTGCAAAGTGCTGGTGTAGG GCGCGAAGATGAAGGTCGTCGCAGAAGGtttagaaggagagagggtgATGAAgcaggtggaggaggagacaATGATGACTCTGTAGGAGAAGAAGATGGTTATGGAGCTTATTGCAGTCATGCTCAAAGTGAAGAGATCTATCAGGACCTTTGTAGTTTACACCTGCCACCTCCTCCATCTGTTGCTCag GGTGGTGCAATATCAggaggagaaaagagggaCTATGTTATTCAAGAACTTGTAGAGACTGAAAGAAACTACTCAGATGTTCTCAACAgtttattaaaacattttgcGAGACCactttcatcattattaagaCCTGAAGACGCCGCACGAATATTTTTTGGTATAAAAGAATTGTCCGAAATTCATGCTGGCTTCCATAGTCAACTTCGTAAAGCAAGAAATGGAGCTGCCTTAGCTCAAGTTTTTCTTGATTGGCGAGAAAAGTTTCTTATTTATGGAGATTATTGCGCAAATCTTACACTTGCACAAAATACGCTACAAGAAGCATGTACGAGAAACGAAGTTTTTAATCAAGAAGTCATA agatGCCAACAAGATTCCAATAATGGTAAATTTAAATTACGTGATATACTTTCTGTACCAATGCAAAGGGTGCTAAAATATCATTTGCTACTTGATAAGTTAGTGGAAGAGACTCCTAGAGATTGGCACGAAGACAGACGTCAATTAAGTGAAGCGAGAGAAGTTATGGTAGACGTAGCACAATATATAAACGAAGTTAAACGTGATGCAGACACATTAGATATCATAAAAGATATAGAAGCATCGATAATTGATTGGGATGTACCTGAAGATGCACAATTAAAAGATTATGGACGTTTGTTAAGAGATGGAGAACTTAAG GTGAAAGCACATGGTGATCAAAGAATAAAAGCCCGTTATGCATTTGTTTTTGAGCAAATCATTCTAATATGTAAAGCGGGAAGAGGTGATCAATATTGTTATAGAGATTTTTTACGTTTAGATGATTATAGACTTGAGGATCATACGGGTAGACGAACTCTTGGCCGAGATTCACGTTGGTCTTATCAATGGTTACTTGTGCATAAACAAGCATACACTGCATACACCTTATATGCAAGGACAGAAGAACAAAAGCAAATGTGGATTAAAGCATTACAAGATGCGATGGATAATGTAAATCCTGCTGCATGTCGAAACACGAATCATAAATTTAAACTTACAACATTTGATACTGCACGTAGTTGTCAACGTTGCGGTAGATTCCTTAAAGGCTGTATATTTCAG GGTTACAGATGCGAAGTATGTCGCCTTGCTGTACACAAACAATGTATTGCACATTCAGGACGTTGTATGCCAATACCACCTCCacccccaccaccaccacccttGCCTTGTGAAAGAGCACTTTCTGCAAAACTTTGGTTTGTTGGAGAAATGGGACGAGACACGGCATCTAATAAACTTGAACCTCGTGAGGACGGCACATACATGTTAAGAATAAGACCAGCTGGCCAACCTCGACTTAAGCATGAAACTAATTATGCATTAAGTATCAA gGCCGATGGTGCGGTAAAACACATTAAGATATTCAAACGTGATGTAGATGGTGCAGATCTCTATTATCTCAGTGAATCTAGATTTTTTAAGAGTGTCGTCGAACTTGTAGAGTACTATGAACGCGCCTCATTAgcagaaaattttgaaaaattggaTCAACGATTGTTATGGCCTTTCCGTCGTGTATTAGCCAAAGCATTATTCGATTTTCATGGTAGCGAACGTAATCAATTGAGCCTTCGACGTGGTTGCAGAGTTGTTGTCTTAAGTAAAGAAGGTGATGCCAAAGGATGGTGGAAGGGAAAGATAGGCGATCAAGTAGGATTCTTTCCTAAAGAGTATGTTGAGGAAGAATAA
- the LOC124423594 gene encoding protein vav isoform X3, translating into MSRSDCATDTGSGWRECAKWLTRCGALRADHKANWPNATPFDLAYTLRDGVLLCNLLKTVDSGCIDMKDVNQKPQMAQFLCLRNIKVFLSACSTIFGLSDSDLFEPSMLFDLSNFQRVLCTLSALSNCHRLRQKGIPGFSVGHSRSQEDIYKDLQSAGVGPTAGVVAFTIKPRPMDLGESEVYQELLCFSTPPQHDWPSTEKQGGAISGGEKRDYVIQELVETERNYSDVLNSLLKHFARPLSSLLRPEDAARIFFGIKELSEIHAGFHSQLRKARNGAALAQVFLDWREKFLIYGDYCANLTLAQNTLQEACTRNEVFNQEVIRCQQDSNNGKFKLRDILSVPMQRVLKYHLLLDKLVEETPRDWHEDRRQLSEAREVMVDVAQYINEVKRDADTLDIIKDIEASIIDWDVPEDAQLKDYGRLLRDGELKVKAHGDQRIKARYAFVFEQIILICKAGRGDQYCYRDFLRLDDYRLEDHTGRRTLGRDSRWSYQWLLVHKQAYTAYTLYARTEEQKQMWIKALQDAMDNVNPAACRNTNHKFKLTTFDTARSCQRCGRFLKGCIFQGYRCEVCRLAVHKQCIAHSGRCMPIPPPPPPPPPLPCERALSAKLWFVGEMGRDTASNKLEPREDGTYMLRIRPAGQPRLKHETNYALSIKADGAVKHIKIFKRDVDGADLYYLSESRFFKSVVELVEYYERASLAENFEKLDQRLLWPFRRVLAKALFDFHGSERNQLSLRRGCRVVVLSKEGDAKGWWKGKIGDQVGFFPKEYVEEE; encoded by the exons atgaGTAGATCAGATTGTGCAACTGATACAGGAAGTGGCTGGCGTGAATGTGCTAAATGGTTAACAAGATGTGGAGCATTAAGAGCTGATCACAAAGCCAATTGGCCAAATGCAACACCATTTGATCTTGCTTACACATTAAGAGACGGAGTATTactttgtaatttattaaagaCTGTAGATTCAGGATGCATAGATATGAAAGATGTTAATCAGAAACCACAAATGGCACAATTTTTATGtttacgaaatataaaagtatttctGTCTGCATGTTCAACTATTTTCGGATTATCAGATTCTGACCTATTTGAACCTTCTATGTTATTTGATTTATCGAATTTTCAACGTGTACTTTGTACACTATCAGCACTATCAAATTGTCATCGTCTAAGACAAAAGGGTATTCC AGGTTTCTCAGTAGGCCATAGTCGATCTCAAGAAGATATTTATAAGGATTTGCAAAGTGCTGGTGTAGG CCCCACGGCAGGAGTGGTGGCGTTTACCATAAAGCCTAGGCCTATGGACCTAGGTGAGTCTGAAGTTTATCAGGAATTGCTCTGTTTTTCAACTCCCCCTCAACACGACTGGCCTTCTACAGAGAAG CAGGGTGGTGCAATATCAggaggagaaaagagggaCTATGTTATTCAAGAACTTGTAGAGACTGAAAGAAACTACTCAGATGTTCTCAACAgtttattaaaacattttgcGAGACCactttcatcattattaagaCCTGAAGACGCCGCACGAATATTTTTTGGTATAAAAGAATTGTCCGAAATTCATGCTGGCTTCCATAGTCAACTTCGTAAAGCAAGAAATGGAGCTGCCTTAGCTCAAGTTTTTCTTGATTGGCGAGAAAAGTTTCTTATTTATGGAGATTATTGCGCAAATCTTACACTTGCACAAAATACGCTACAAGAAGCATGTACGAGAAACGAAGTTTTTAATCAAGAAGTCATA agatGCCAACAAGATTCCAATAATGGTAAATTTAAATTACGTGATATACTTTCTGTACCAATGCAAAGGGTGCTAAAATATCATTTGCTACTTGATAAGTTAGTGGAAGAGACTCCTAGAGATTGGCACGAAGACAGACGTCAATTAAGTGAAGCGAGAGAAGTTATGGTAGACGTAGCACAATATATAAACGAAGTTAAACGTGATGCAGACACATTAGATATCATAAAAGATATAGAAGCATCGATAATTGATTGGGATGTACCTGAAGATGCACAATTAAAAGATTATGGACGTTTGTTAAGAGATGGAGAACTTAAG GTGAAAGCACATGGTGATCAAAGAATAAAAGCCCGTTATGCATTTGTTTTTGAGCAAATCATTCTAATATGTAAAGCGGGAAGAGGTGATCAATATTGTTATAGAGATTTTTTACGTTTAGATGATTATAGACTTGAGGATCATACGGGTAGACGAACTCTTGGCCGAGATTCACGTTGGTCTTATCAATGGTTACTTGTGCATAAACAAGCATACACTGCATACACCTTATATGCAAGGACAGAAGAACAAAAGCAAATGTGGATTAAAGCATTACAAGATGCGATGGATAATGTAAATCCTGCTGCATGTCGAAACACGAATCATAAATTTAAACTTACAACATTTGATACTGCACGTAGTTGTCAACGTTGCGGTAGATTCCTTAAAGGCTGTATATTTCAG GGTTACAGATGCGAAGTATGTCGCCTTGCTGTACACAAACAATGTATTGCACATTCAGGACGTTGTATGCCAATACCACCTCCacccccaccaccaccacccttGCCTTGTGAAAGAGCACTTTCTGCAAAACTTTGGTTTGTTGGAGAAATGGGACGAGACACGGCATCTAATAAACTTGAACCTCGTGAGGACGGCACATACATGTTAAGAATAAGACCAGCTGGCCAACCTCGACTTAAGCATGAAACTAATTATGCATTAAGTATCAA gGCCGATGGTGCGGTAAAACACATTAAGATATTCAAACGTGATGTAGATGGTGCAGATCTCTATTATCTCAGTGAATCTAGATTTTTTAAGAGTGTCGTCGAACTTGTAGAGTACTATGAACGCGCCTCATTAgcagaaaattttgaaaaattggaTCAACGATTGTTATGGCCTTTCCGTCGTGTATTAGCCAAAGCATTATTCGATTTTCATGGTAGCGAACGTAATCAATTGAGCCTTCGACGTGGTTGCAGAGTTGTTGTCTTAAGTAAAGAAGGTGATGCCAAAGGATGGTGGAAGGGAAAGATAGGCGATCAAGTAGGATTCTTTCCTAAAGAGTATGTTGAGGAAGAATAA
- the LOC124423594 gene encoding protein vav isoform X1 — protein sequence MSRSDCATDTGSGWRECAKWLTRCGALRADHKANWPNATPFDLAYTLRDGVLLCNLLKTVDSGCIDMKDVNQKPQMAQFLCLRNIKVFLSACSTIFGLSDSDLFEPSMLFDLSNFQRVLCTLSALSNCHRLRQKGIPGFSVGHSRSQEDIYKDLQSAGVGREDEGRRRRFRRREGDEAGGGGDNDDSVGEEDGYGAYCSHAQSEEIYQDLCSLHLPPPPSVAQQGGAISGGEKRDYVIQELVETERNYSDVLNSLLKHFARPLSSLLRPEDAARIFFGIKELSEIHAGFHSQLRKARNGAALAQVFLDWREKFLIYGDYCANLTLAQNTLQEACTRNEVFNQEVIRCQQDSNNGKFKLRDILSVPMQRVLKYHLLLDKLVEETPRDWHEDRRQLSEAREVMVDVAQYINEVKRDADTLDIIKDIEASIIDWDVPEDAQLKDYGRLLRDGELKVKAHGDQRIKARYAFVFEQIILICKAGRGDQYCYRDFLRLDDYRLEDHTGRRTLGRDSRWSYQWLLVHKQAYTAYTLYARTEEQKQMWIKALQDAMDNVNPAACRNTNHKFKLTTFDTARSCQRCGRFLKGCIFQGYRCEVCRLAVHKQCIAHSGRCMPIPPPPPPPPPLPCERALSAKLWFVGEMGRDTASNKLEPREDGTYMLRIRPAGQPRLKHETNYALSIKADGAVKHIKIFKRDVDGADLYYLSESRFFKSVVELVEYYERASLAENFEKLDQRLLWPFRRVLAKALFDFHGSERNQLSLRRGCRVVVLSKEGDAKGWWKGKIGDQVGFFPKEYVEEE from the exons atgaGTAGATCAGATTGTGCAACTGATACAGGAAGTGGCTGGCGTGAATGTGCTAAATGGTTAACAAGATGTGGAGCATTAAGAGCTGATCACAAAGCCAATTGGCCAAATGCAACACCATTTGATCTTGCTTACACATTAAGAGACGGAGTATTactttgtaatttattaaagaCTGTAGATTCAGGATGCATAGATATGAAAGATGTTAATCAGAAACCACAAATGGCACAATTTTTATGtttacgaaatataaaagtatttctGTCTGCATGTTCAACTATTTTCGGATTATCAGATTCTGACCTATTTGAACCTTCTATGTTATTTGATTTATCGAATTTTCAACGTGTACTTTGTACACTATCAGCACTATCAAATTGTCATCGTCTAAGACAAAAGGGTATTCC AGGTTTCTCAGTAGGCCATAGTCGATCTCAAGAAGATATTTATAAGGATTTGCAAAGTGCTGGTGTAGG GCGCGAAGATGAAGGTCGTCGCAGAAGGtttagaaggagagagggtgATGAAgcaggtggaggaggagacaATGATGACTCTGTAGGAGAAGAAGATGGTTATGGAGCTTATTGCAGTCATGCTCAAAGTGAAGAGATCTATCAGGACCTTTGTAGTTTACACCTGCCACCTCCTCCATCTGTTGCTCag CAGGGTGGTGCAATATCAggaggagaaaagagggaCTATGTTATTCAAGAACTTGTAGAGACTGAAAGAAACTACTCAGATGTTCTCAACAgtttattaaaacattttgcGAGACCactttcatcattattaagaCCTGAAGACGCCGCACGAATATTTTTTGGTATAAAAGAATTGTCCGAAATTCATGCTGGCTTCCATAGTCAACTTCGTAAAGCAAGAAATGGAGCTGCCTTAGCTCAAGTTTTTCTTGATTGGCGAGAAAAGTTTCTTATTTATGGAGATTATTGCGCAAATCTTACACTTGCACAAAATACGCTACAAGAAGCATGTACGAGAAACGAAGTTTTTAATCAAGAAGTCATA agatGCCAACAAGATTCCAATAATGGTAAATTTAAATTACGTGATATACTTTCTGTACCAATGCAAAGGGTGCTAAAATATCATTTGCTACTTGATAAGTTAGTGGAAGAGACTCCTAGAGATTGGCACGAAGACAGACGTCAATTAAGTGAAGCGAGAGAAGTTATGGTAGACGTAGCACAATATATAAACGAAGTTAAACGTGATGCAGACACATTAGATATCATAAAAGATATAGAAGCATCGATAATTGATTGGGATGTACCTGAAGATGCACAATTAAAAGATTATGGACGTTTGTTAAGAGATGGAGAACTTAAG GTGAAAGCACATGGTGATCAAAGAATAAAAGCCCGTTATGCATTTGTTTTTGAGCAAATCATTCTAATATGTAAAGCGGGAAGAGGTGATCAATATTGTTATAGAGATTTTTTACGTTTAGATGATTATAGACTTGAGGATCATACGGGTAGACGAACTCTTGGCCGAGATTCACGTTGGTCTTATCAATGGTTACTTGTGCATAAACAAGCATACACTGCATACACCTTATATGCAAGGACAGAAGAACAAAAGCAAATGTGGATTAAAGCATTACAAGATGCGATGGATAATGTAAATCCTGCTGCATGTCGAAACACGAATCATAAATTTAAACTTACAACATTTGATACTGCACGTAGTTGTCAACGTTGCGGTAGATTCCTTAAAGGCTGTATATTTCAG GGTTACAGATGCGAAGTATGTCGCCTTGCTGTACACAAACAATGTATTGCACATTCAGGACGTTGTATGCCAATACCACCTCCacccccaccaccaccacccttGCCTTGTGAAAGAGCACTTTCTGCAAAACTTTGGTTTGTTGGAGAAATGGGACGAGACACGGCATCTAATAAACTTGAACCTCGTGAGGACGGCACATACATGTTAAGAATAAGACCAGCTGGCCAACCTCGACTTAAGCATGAAACTAATTATGCATTAAGTATCAA gGCCGATGGTGCGGTAAAACACATTAAGATATTCAAACGTGATGTAGATGGTGCAGATCTCTATTATCTCAGTGAATCTAGATTTTTTAAGAGTGTCGTCGAACTTGTAGAGTACTATGAACGCGCCTCATTAgcagaaaattttgaaaaattggaTCAACGATTGTTATGGCCTTTCCGTCGTGTATTAGCCAAAGCATTATTCGATTTTCATGGTAGCGAACGTAATCAATTGAGCCTTCGACGTGGTTGCAGAGTTGTTGTCTTAAGTAAAGAAGGTGATGCCAAAGGATGGTGGAAGGGAAAGATAGGCGATCAAGTAGGATTCTTTCCTAAAGAGTATGTTGAGGAAGAATAA